In Primulina eburnea isolate SZY01 chromosome 3, ASM2296580v1, whole genome shotgun sequence, one DNA window encodes the following:
- the LOC140827517 gene encoding sugar transport protein 8-like: MASQETIVFKSKVTGYVLACWILAAFGGLMFGYDIGISGGVSGMDDFLIKFFPKVHERKMHASENNYCKYDDQLLQLFTSSLYLAALVASFFASRACTVLGRKLTILMASSFFILGAAFSAAANVLWVLILGRILFGIGVGFGNEAVPLFLTEVAPAQHRGAVNILFQLFVTIGIFIANLVNYGTSTTHPHGWRISLGLAAVPAVVLLLGSLVITETPSSLVERGQEEKGKSALKRIRGVDDVDAEFQQIVIACEQARQVKKPFQKLFKRSGIPPLTIAISIQIFQQFTGINAIMFYAPVLFQTLGFKTDASLLSSVITGLVNVGSTFVSIYSVDKVGRRKLLLEACVQMLISQVAIGSILQTHLKETGSLDKGLAALVVFLVCTYVMGFAWSWGPMGWLIPSEIFPVETRTAGFAFAVSSNMLCTFIIAQAFLSMLCHMRAFIFFFFSAWILVMGIFVWFLLPETKGVPIDMVEERVWKQHPVWKKFFNDEGPKNHEIA; the protein is encoded by the exons ATGGCAAGCCAAGAGACAATTGTTTTCAAGTCTAAAGTCACAGGCTATGTGTTGGCATGCTGGATTCTTGCTGCGTTTGGTGGCTTAATGTTTGGTTATGACATTGGTATCTCAg GCGGTGTAAGTGGAATGGATGATTTCTTGATAAAATTCTTCCCCAAAGTTCATGAGAGAAAGATGCATGCCAGTGAGAACAACTACTGTAAATATGATGATCAGCTGCTCCAACTCTTCACATCCTCATTGTATCTAGCCGCACTCGTAGCCAGTTTCTTTGCTTCCAGAGCCTGTACAGTTTTAGGAAGAAAGCTTACCATTCTCATGGCATCCTCCTTCTTCATCCTCGGCGCAGCTTTCAGTGCCGCTGCGAACGTCTTGTGGGTGCTCATTCTTGGAAGAATACTCTTTGGTATCGGAGTTGGCTTCGGGAATGAG GCTGTTCCTTTATTCTTGACAGAAGTAGCCCCTGCGCAGCACAGAGGAGCAGTCAACATCCTCTTCCAACTCTTTGTCACCATTGGAATTTTCATAGCAAACCTTGTCAACTATGGCACCTCAACTACACACCCTCACGGCTGGAGAATTTCATTAGGACTGGCCGCTGTCCCGGCTGTTGTATTATTGTTGGGGTCGTTGGTTATAACAGAAACTCCCTCGAGCCTTGTTGAAAGAGGCCAAGAAGAGAAAGGAAAATCTGCATTGAAAAGGATTCGGGGTGTTGATGATGTTGATGCCGAGTTCCAGCAAATTGTCATTGCCTGCGAGCAGGCTCGACAAGTGAAGAAGCCATTCCAGAAGCTTTTCAAGAGATCTGGAATCCCTCCTCTGACCATTGCCATTTCCATTCAGATCTTCCAGCAGTTCACAGGTATCAACGCCATCATGTTCTACGCTCCTGTCTTGTTCCAGACTTTGGGATTCAAGACCGATGCCTCCTTGTTGTCATCTGTGATCACGGGTTTGGTTAATGTTGGGTCGACGTTCGTGTCTATCTATTCTGTTGACAAGGTTGGGAGGAGGAAGTTGCTTCTGGAAGCCTGCGTCCAAATGTTGATTTCTCAG GTTGCAATCGGATCTATATTACAAACTCACTTGAAGGAAACAGGCTCACTAGACAAAGGCCTAGCAGCCTTGGTGGTTTTTCTTGTGTGCACATATGTGATGGGTTTTGCATGGTCTTGGGGCCCAATGGGGTGGCTGATCCCAAGCGAAATCTTCCCTGTCGAGACTAGGACTGCCGGATTTGCGTTCGCGGTTAGCTCAAATATGTTGTGCACTTTCATCATTGCTCAAGCTTTCCTGTCCATGTTGTGCCACATGAgggccttcattttcttcttcttctctgccTGGATCCTGGTGATGGGCATCTTCGTTTGGTTCCTTTTGCCTGAAACGAAGGGCGTACCGATCGATATGGTCGAGGAAAGGGTTTGGAAACAGCATCCTGTGTGGAAGAAGTTCTTCAACGATGAAGGGCCAAAGAATCATGAAATAGCATAA